The DNA region taACCCggaggttctttgaataaccttcgcaattaaaaatctccgggattgcaaaaccgaaggtttttgtaaataccttcgcaattaacccacatccaacacttagaattatttttggttttttgggaaggtaaaaattgaaagttctttgtagaacttttgtaataatcaataaaaccgaaggttttataccCCTCtaggaatctatttttaataccgaaagatttattcctctcgggagtatttaggagagttttataaaaccttcgtaAAAAGTCGTCGGTAAAGGtcgattttttactagtgaactGATCTCTTATCCACACATATAATTCACTTAAATTTGCAAGCCAATGTAGACGTAAAATCAACAAGCCAATGGCAGCGAAGACACTATCATATGCGGGTAGAATCAAGCTAGTTAAGAGCGTTGTCATGGGGATAATCGGGTATTAGTCTCAATAGTTGGTGCTTCCGAAGACGGTGATGAGGGAGCTGGATTCTTTGATGTGTGATTTCATTTGGAACAGCCAAGGTAGAGGGGGAAACAAAGTTAAATGGATTGATCTTTGCAAGCCAAAAAGCGAGGGCGGTATCGAGCTAAAGAGCAGCGTTGAGTTGAATAGAGCACTCACTTTCAAGCATTTGTGggcgattcaacaaaaaaaactctCTTTTGGTGAAATGGGTCCACTCACGATTTATGAAATGGGAGGCAAGTGTATGGACAAGTAAAATCAAAGACAAAATGACATGGTCActcaaaaatatattgaaacTTAAAGACAAAGCCACACCACTTTTCGACATACGTTTGGGAGATGGTCGAGGTACTTTGTTTTGGCACGGCCCCCTAGTTTGAAAAACAACCTCTTATTCTTAAAGAAGAGTTCTGAAATGTGCGTATAAGAAGGGATTGTTTGGCTGCCACAATAAAAGATTTTAAGGATGGGCAATGCGATTCACTCCCACGACGTATACCGGAAGGGCAACGGGTTCTTGATCAGCTTAATGACATTCAATTTTATGATAGGAATGATTCACACTCATGGGAAGCCGAGTAGAATGAGAAACTAATTTCCAGTAAGGTATGGAATGTTATTCGGGAAAGGAGGTCGGTTGTATAGTGGGCTCCTTTGGTTTGGTCGTCCAAGATTATCCCAAGGCAACAATTCATACTTTGACTTGTGTTTCGGGGAAGGTTGAACACAAGGGATCTGGTAAAGAAGTACATGGAGATTCCGAATGATAGTTGCCTATTATGCGAAGAAAATGAGGAATCTATTGATCACCTATTAGACAGTTGTTTGTTTACTAGATTGGTTTAGAACAAATTTGCATCGACTATGGGTTTATTGAGCTTTCCGGGGGAGTGGGATGAAGTCAGGGTGGTTGCCTTAACTAAAGccaaaggtaaaaaaaattacagtaaGTGTTTATAAATGCGGGTTTGGATCGATTGTCTACCATATTTGAGTGAAAAAAACGCAAGAGTCTACGGGAGAGTTCGTAGAAGTGCGGATGGAGTGTGGAAGGACGCTATGATCGATTGTCGAGCTCTCATTGACACGTGGAAGCGGATTCTCGAGGACGAAAGAAATTAGGAGTTATGTAAAATATGGGGTATCAAATACTTAGAAGTCACGAAAGTTAGTATGTTTAAAACGAGAtagatatatttgtttaattcatTGTAATAAGtcataaaatttgtaattttgaatgttttcattttttattccgaactttattttatcattctaGGTTTGTTAGAATGTTAAAACGAAATAtgtctatttttttctttttggaaaaaaaaaactccccaaaagaaaaaaaaatggacaTATTAAACCATAAGTGTTTTgggagtttttaataaaataacaataagtGTTTTCTAAAAATCACTTAAATTTGCATTGGTAAGGATTTAAACTCTAGTATTGAGTGTGAAAGATGATTACTTTAACAATTAGATCACCTGTGATTGTGATCgatgaattttaattaattttgtgtatgcatgctccacattttaaaattttaaaattttagtatttttataaattcaaaaataacatttcgctttttattaataagttataactattttttcatGTATaatgtaaacaaataattaaaagattaattttttttatttaaatatataacaaattaagttttaaatagatttatatatatacaatatatataatttttaaaaatggtcaatgtaaatatataatatataattatatattataaattaattaatacaaatagaattattgatatgtatttatataactatttattaaaaaaaattgaagaaaaaagtGTTATTATTAGAATGTGTacagagaataaaaaaatatattaaggaattaagaatatacatttttattttaaaaataataataagcaaaaaaaaaaaaaaaaaaatatattaagggtACATGGTTTTTTTACTCTAgaatggaaaaataattaaaaacagaTGTTTGATATGTGGTTTtaattgatgaaaaataatatgattatatttGGTACGTggttttaattgataaaaagtAATATGATTCTTGTATATTTGGAATCATCAAATCCCCTCGAAACCTTCCTTCCATATAATTCTCTCCCAACTTCTTCTTTTTACTTTACATCCACTCtttccattatttttattttattttttcttttatcatttacactatttttttctcttctccatgtttttttttttttaggataaATGATAATAGTTGTAGAGATTTCTCAAATTTAGAActcttctaatttttttatcatttaaagaactctatttacattatttagttatatttaggACTACTACTAAACCCGTTAAATTATTTAACGTTGTTGACTCATatcattactttttattatattttattacatcaaacaaacagaacttaatttatttattattattaaacaaacaaCTTAATAGACCGGAGGCTTCCTTTCTTTATCGGTACACCAAAGAAGGGCGGTCACAGCGGTGAACTCTGTGACAGTTATTCTTTGGTGGAACTAAGGATCCTTGGAGATACCCGCCGTGGAGacttgatgatgaagacgaatTAGTGGAAGAGAAGAAACAAGTGGATTTATTAGGGCTGAAAGTAAAGTAAAATCTACACTAGATTCAAATAAACCTCTTTGATTTGATCATGTAAAGTAAATATAGAACTAGTTAATTGATGATTCCTGAAATGTTAATTATCCTTATCTTAAAACAATAtaagattgatttattaaatttcattttttcatatCTCTGAGTTTAATCGGATTTTGATATCAATAGTTAATCGTGAGTTAAACAAATCTTTTAACTCCGCTTGTGGCATTATTGTGAGTTAAACAAATCTCAAGGCAGagctctctttatttatttatttatatttatatatatatatatatatatatatatatatatatatatatatatatatatatatatatataccagtTGAGTAGTagaacatattatatatatatatatatatatataccagtTGAGTAGAACATAACAATTTACTCGTTTACCAGTAAAAGCAACATCAACGTCTTCAACATTCAACAATGATGACGGTTGACGGAGACGACAGTGATGGTATGCATTCACAGTCCAATCACTTTGAACAATTCTAGTGCAACTCGTCTTATTATGCGCTATGATGATGGGAGAAAGAGAGATTGAAATTTCATCGAAGAAATTCGATTCCAATGAAAGGAGAGCGATATGGAGATTCCAGTAAATCAATCAAATAACTTCAAtaatcatcataataataaataaaaatataataaaaagtaaaacatAAATTCGATGAGCGGGAAACCTTTGTTCAGCCGCAATATGGCGggaaataataaaagtaaactatcgcctttttctctctccatctACAATGTACTAGTTTTTCTTGATACTACAGAGAACAAGATAATCAAAGCGTAAGAAAGAGGATATGGAAGATTATCAAGCACAACAACAAACTAAGGGCGATATGGGACGTCATTCTTCATCAACCGCGAACAGTTTTTACGAGGTATCTTGCGTGATTTGTCGTAGCTCCTTCTATTCTTTCATACATCCAATTTCGAATCTGCTTCATCAGTCTGACTAAACATGTCTTCCCTAAAGTTTCAAATCAATCATATTTTTGTCTTCAAGATAGGTTTAGATTCTATGTTcaatcaattttgttttttaatataaaaatgagaagggagggaatttagtgaAAGAATTTGGTGTGGGAATTTGGTGTGGGAATTTGTGAGGGAATTTGAttagggaatttggtgagggaatttggtgagggaatttggtgagggaatttggtgagggaatttggtgagggaatttggtgagggaatttggtgaaaGAATTttgtgagggaatttggtgagggaatgacttgcatcaccttcattggttggaaaatgtaaaagtgggaggaaagagagaaattatttgattttttcagcgaataagattatgccaagtcattccctcacccaatttcctcacctaatcatttatctataaaaattcaaattatctataaaaattgagttttgaGATCTGAAGTTGAGCGGTTTGTGATAAATTGATCAAGTTGAAATGACTTTACAAGTTTGAGATTAAGATCATTCTTAGATGCCCTTAATTCTCTCTGCATTGATTTTGTCAAATGTTAACCAAATACGTTAACAGGTTCTTGGCGTGGAAAAAACAGCTTCGCTACAAGAAATTAAAAAGGCTTATTACAAGTTAGCATTGCGGTTACATCCTGATAAGAATCCTGGCGTCAAGGTGAATTTCTGTCATGTGATCAATTCACAAGTTACTTTGATTATATCATTGATTGATTGCGAGTACATTTCATTCAACTACAGGATGCCAAAGAGAAATTTCAGTATCTTCAGAAAGTGATTTCAGTTCTTGGGGATGAGGAGAGAAGAGCCCTCTATGATCAAACTGGCTGTGTAGATGATGCTACAACTGTATGTttcttattttgtataattgATCTAGGTATACAATTTCAATATGCCCTGATTATAGATTAGTTTTGTTTCCCTTATTGACAGGACCTTGCAGGGGGTGATATTAATGACTTAAAACAGTTCTTTCAGTCTATGTACAAGAAGGTTATCTAGTTTAACTCAATTATATATTACTTGATGAAGATATATTCATTTGTGAacatcatcataataataagTGATTAATTGATTCTAGGTGAATGATTCTGATATAGAAGAATTTGAAGCAAATTATAAAGGATCCTTGTCAGAAAAGAATGATTTGTTTAACCTTTACAAGCAGAACAAGGGTAACATGAACAGGTAAAATCTTATCTAATTATTAACCTCTTGTTTCTTTTCTTTGAATTGGTTTTCTTGGTGCAGGCTTTTCTGTTCCATGTTGTGCTCAGACACTAGGCTGGATTCTCACCGGTTTAAAGATCTTATTGATGATGCAATTGCAGCAGGTAACTGCCCTCTTTGGATTAACCATTCTCGTTCTCATTTAAATTAAGAAGAATCGAGACTGTTTGTTGTTTGTGTTAACAGTCTCATTTGGAAACAATTCTGTATCTGACCTAGATCGAGATATGGATTATAAACTTTTAATGATGAATTTCTGGATACAAATCCAGTTACTTTGGGTATAAAAAGTATGGATCTGTAAGATACACCAAAATTGTGTTACCTTCAACCATCTCTTCTAATCCAACAGTCTGATTACAATGACATTTGGATAGCTTGTAAATCTCTTTATgatgtattttgtttttatcccCTCATTCAGCCCAATCAATCTTTGCCTAggagataaattatatttactaaCCTTTTTTAGGTGTACATTTCAAAATCCTTATAGTCTGGATTCAGATCCAAAATACCAATAAATTTCTGAAGCACAGAATTTAGTTAAGACTCTTAGTGTCAAAGTGTTTTCGAATGGGTCTGTGTTACAAATGAGATCTAATTCCGATCCATACCAGGATTCTTGAGAAATTTGGTTGAAAGAGTGTTTTGAAGTGCAGCCAATATCGGATTTCAGTTTATTGTTGTTGCAGGAGAATTGAAGTCAACTAAAGCATATCAAACATGGGCTAAGCAAGTATCTAAGATAGAACCAACTGCAAGACCTCTAAGATGCCAAGAGAAGTAAGATATCCCCTGGTTTTGAACAAGCAAATgctgtttttgtttttcaaaactcaaaatttGGTAATCCTTGACAGATCAAAGAAAGATTCGGAAGATTTATATGCAATGATTTCACAACGGAGGAGCGAAAAGAAAGAGAGGTTTGATTCATTGTTCTCAACGTTGTTAAGTAAATACGGTGATGGTGGTGGCGAGCCTCATTCAGAACCTACTGAGGAAGAATTTGAAGCTGCAAAGAAAAAGTTTGAACGTAAAAAGGCAACTGGATATTCAAAAAAGTAGTAATGATTTCTAGTCTTTGGACATTATGGTAATGGAATTTTTCTTCCTTCAAGTCCTGTTAATTTAAGTAAAAGTGTTTTCAGGAATGAACATGATAAGTGTATGATAAGTGTGTGCAATAActtaaactcaaatttgaatatttaaatttatgtattaaaaatacaatgataatttattttccaTGTTCCCACCAATATATTGTTGATCACCCAAATTCctgatttatgtttttttgcaAGGTCTTAAGTTCCAAAGAACCacgattttatgtttaaatacaACCTttgccaaaataaaaaaaaaaaaggtgagAAATTGGATGTAATtgaattaaatgaattttttgtGAGTGGaaaatggattaaaaaaaactggtgatttagttaaaattttaccatttttacaaggttataaattatattaattttacgatttaatattatttatataaataaagtgaatttatattatttattcaaataaattaacttatttattaattttataattataacttctttaatggcatttatttattattatttaaattaatttatatttaattatatatatcataataatatataactattattttaattaaattcttacaatttcatttaaattctaaatttaacattaaattttaaataatttaatgcaAACTCTTAATTTTGATTGAGATATCTAATAAACAAGGCATACAAATGTTAGATGAGagatctcgtctaactacgtttcctttaGACTctatctaaaggagttagacctcgtctaactacgtttccttttagactccgtctaatggagttagacatcgtctaactacgttttctTTTAGACTccttctaaaggagttagacctcgtctaactacgtaagatGTCTAAGATAGctttctttagaccgcgtctagaGTAAAACTATTCTTTAGATTTGTtctgcacaaaacaaatagatcACTCAGCTTTATTCACAATTAAGTTTAACAtagatcatcaaaataatgttagcattaaataaacttattctctagtttattttagtcaaaataatttgaatcaacaagttccccttttttgatgatgttaaaacttagttagacggttagaaaaaaaaacataatcaataaacaacaaaagtttatatatatatatatattagcaaaAGATCTGGGGAAGGTAAACAACTTATTAGAGATTTCCCTTAAACTACAAAAGTTGGGTCTTTTCCTATCCCTTGATTCCCCCTAGGCCTCAGGCCActtctttccccctttttgacaTCATCGGGAAGAGTCCTAATAAGCTCTTTCAGCTCTTTGACGCGCCCGATTTCTTCTCTGAAGCTTTACCTTTTCTATCCTAAGGACGTAGTCAAGGACTCTTTGATAGTCCAAGACCCTTGAAGACTTAATGAGGACCCCGTCTCTTACATTTGGGAGGAGAGAAGAGAACAACATACTGACCGGAGCAGCATAACCATAGGGCTTCCTGGGATAAGTCATCATCTTTGACAAGCTCGTGAAGAGGATTTTGGACCAGTTGATAGGAGTCCCCTTGGTTATGGCAATTATCATCTCAAATACCTTTTTAGAGTAGGTATTAGAGAAAATCTTCCCCAAGAGAGACTTGGAGATAATATCATTGAGGAGGGAGAACTCGACCTTTAGAGAGATCTTTGGTCCATGAGTATCGACCGGAAAGAGACGCCCCTCAAATGATGAATCTGAGAATGCAAGTCGCATCACAGATAGAACCATTTCAGAAGAGGGGGGAACTCGGACAACCCCTCCGATGGGAGTCCGAAGAAAGAGGCTAAAGCTTCCTCATCGAAGAAAACATTTTTCCAAAAATCTTTGACACAATAAGCCTATTGTCGACAAACCTCCCAAAGTTGAAGAATTCACGAAACTTCAGGTTCGTGAATGACGACTGGTGCCCCCCAAAAATTTTCCTATCCCGATGCTTTAAGGGATTCAAACATGGTCACCATTGCTGGGTTCGCTATGGAGGACACATAATCGAAATTTATTTGGAGAGTTGATGGTGCAAGGGAAGACATTTCTTGAATTTCAGAAGGGAGTTAGAAATGCTAGGGATCTTAGACACTTTAGAGACACATAGGTTATTCTTAGTGAGAGTAAGAAGATATTCAGAATTACTAAGAAGATAATAAGTCACTTCGGGCAGAAGAGTTACTCTTTAAAGAGTATGGCTGACATATAACTATAAAGGTCATCATTAGAACATAACCGTCAAAAATGTGTTCCCAATAAACTCATAATGAGAAGACGTCAATTAATATCCATTATAAAATCTATCATAACTTCAGAAGATAGAAAGATACACACTTttagaaatattagtcatatctttaacattgagagacacCGGACACATGTTTTCAAGTTATTGGGGatatgacttttcaattttgAGAGGGAAGAATACATGAATAGCTTATGAGATAGTGGACAGCTGTCCTACTCGTCAGAAGATAAAGTATTCAAATGcatacgaagttagacgttcTCACAAACCATCCCCATCTCTTGCGTCTAAGTTGGGTAGACATCTagtttagacgacgtctaactgcgcatGTCATCAGGCATCTAACAAGCGTCTATTTAGacggcgtctaactacgtccaTCTACAGATAATATAGACGTCTGTTCTTAATACATAGGTGTTTAGCCAGACTTAATTTGCAAGTTGCTTAGGCAGGAATTTGTCTAAGTACGTAGCTTCTTTAGATGAGTGAATAGATTAGACAAACTAGAACCTGTGTCTACACACGACTGTGTAGTAACTTTAAGTCAATTTCCCCCTCAATACATGCATATACATTTAGAGCAATTTAATTtagatcaacaagtcctaagatatttctaaagtaaaaaaacttagtctcggggagtggctTCATGAACACGTCTGTGAATTGCTGTTATGTTAGGACATATTCAAGGCGAATGTGCTTCTAActgacatgctcccggatgaaatgatgtctgatttcgatatgcttAGTCTGAGAGTgtaacaccggattgtatgttaTCGTAATAGCGCTGTTATTGCCACAAAAAATGGGAGATTCTTTTGTCTCAATGCCGTAATCCCTCagttgttgttgaacccacaagagctgAGAGCAGCAAATTCCTACAACAAGGTACTCGACTTTAGTTGTACACGTggaaataaatgtttgtttcttgctgaaTCAAGAGATCAAACGATCACTAAGGAATTAGAAAGTTCCACTAGTGCTTTTCcgatcaattttgcaccctacaTAGTCTACATCTGAATAACTAGTTAGATTGAACCTGGAATCTTtcagataccacagtcccacattttgagttccctttaaatatttcaaaattcgtTTAGCAAttacataatgagattgtttagtattagcctgaaatctcccGCAGACACCAACAGGAAACATGATATTTGACCGGCTGGCAGTAAGATAAAGCAGAGAACCAATGATCCCTCTATAGGCGGTGATGTCCACACTCTGGCCATATTCATCCTTGTCAAGCTTGCTAGAGGAACTCATTGGAATAGCTACAGCCGAGCAACTTTCCAtaccaaatttctttaacagttcCCTGGTGTATTTGACCTggttgatgaatgttccttcttcaagttgacgaacttgaagaccaaggaagaaAGTCAATtttcccatcatgctcatctcgaATTTGTCCTACATCaacttggcaaatttctcacagaATTTAGgattagttgacccaaatatgatgtCATCCACATAGACTTAAACAAGCAAAATATGGAaatctttaacaaatataaacataGTTTTGTCTACAATGCCAATAACAAAgtaatgatcaaataaaaacttagttaaagtgtcatatcaagctcttggagcttgtttgagaccatataaggctttgtcaagtttaaaaacatgattaggcAATGAATGATCTAAAAATCCAggtggttgctcaacatatacatCCTCATTTAAtgttccatttaaaaatgcacttttcacattgatttgaaacactttaaaatccttaaaagatgcataatctaggaagattctgattgcttcaagtctagctacaagtgcaaatgactcctcaaagtcaattccttcctccCGTCTATATCATTGAGCAACTAATcgagctttgtttctcacaactaagtcatcttcactaagtttatttcgaaaaacccatcttgttccaatgaccgattgatcaGTCGACCTTGAAGttagataccacactttatttatttcaaattgattcaactcctcttgcattgcaTTAATCCAATCTAGATCAAGAAATGCTTCATTAATCTTctttggctcaatttgagagATAAAGGTAGAGTTTGTCATTTCATCCAATAGTTGGTGTCTGGTCATTAGAGGAgtattataattatcaattatcaattccggtggatgatttttgttccatctgaagcTTGATCTTACATTATTAGACATCTGATTAGATGGCCCTGCAACGTCCGAACTGTCAACAATCTGTTGA from Impatiens glandulifera chromosome 5, dImpGla2.1, whole genome shotgun sequence includes:
- the LOC124939057 gene encoding chaperone protein dnaJ 6-like, producing MEDYQAQQQTKGDMGRHSSSTANSFYEVLGVEKTASLQEIKKAYYKLALRLHPDKNPGVKVNFLHFIQLQDAKEKFQYLQKVISVLGDEERRALYDQTGCVDDATTDLAGGDINDLKQFFQSMYKKVNDSDIEEFEANYKGSLSEKNDLFNLYKQNKGNMNRLFCSMLCSDTRLDSHRFKDLIDDAIAAGELKSTKAYQTWAKQVSKIEPTARPLRCQEKSKKDSEDLYAMISQRRSEKKERFDSLFSTLLSKYGDGGGEPHSEPTEEEFEAAKKKFERKKATGYSKK